A window of the Microbacterium sp. AZCO genome harbors these coding sequences:
- a CDS encoding YciI family protein gives MKYVIMFTSTPELDAAVPPERAQEVYTRVWEWFQQHDAKIADGGAELQPVTTATTVTHGGEGPVVADGPFSEAKEVVGGFSVLDVADLDEAIAIVRTWPMLDLPGNSVEIRPMVTDYSQFEQ, from the coding sequence GTGAAGTACGTCATCATGTTCACCTCGACGCCCGAGCTCGACGCGGCAGTCCCGCCGGAACGCGCCCAGGAGGTCTACACCCGCGTCTGGGAGTGGTTCCAGCAGCACGACGCCAAGATCGCCGACGGCGGGGCCGAGCTCCAGCCCGTCACGACCGCGACGACGGTGACGCACGGCGGCGAAGGTCCCGTCGTCGCCGACGGCCCGTTCTCAGAGGCGAAGGAGGTCGTGGGCGGATTCAGCGTCCTCGATGTCGCGGACCTCGACGAGGCGATCGCGATCGTGCGCACCTGGCCCATGCTCGACCTCCCGGGCAACTCGGTCGAGATCCGCCCGATGGTCACCGACTACAGCCAGTTCGAGCAGTGA
- a CDS encoding DUF6596 domain-containing protein, with protein MTTWDAASPGDPARGAASSDLALARVVREESGRIVAALTASLGNLDLAEESVAEAVEEALREWRERGIPPNPGAWLTQAARHNALDRLRRDKRYREKIALLAETPAASMDAEPDERLPLLFGCCHPALSPDAQLALTLRAVCGLTTAQIARATLSAQASVSQRIVRAKRKIGAAGILIRIPSGADRAERLDVVLTVVSVMYSEAHLVAGGDASADRDLADDALWLAGVVATALPREAEAHGLRSLLLFHRARENARAVDGELVLLGDQDRSRWDAALLAEAHRSLERAARLRRPGRWQLHAAIAACHSDAVTSADTDWLQLLTLYDMLLAYDRSPLVRLNRAVALAEVEGPALALAEVDALDLPGYHLWHAVRGHLLRRLGRDGEATEADLRALELTANEAERRLISARLAR; from the coding sequence GTGACAACCTGGGATGCCGCGTCCCCGGGCGACCCCGCCCGGGGCGCGGCATCCTCCGATCTCGCCCTCGCGCGGGTCGTCCGCGAGGAGTCGGGCCGCATCGTCGCTGCGCTCACGGCGTCGCTCGGCAACCTCGACCTCGCGGAGGAGTCGGTCGCCGAGGCCGTCGAGGAGGCGCTGCGGGAGTGGCGGGAGAGAGGCATCCCGCCCAATCCCGGCGCGTGGCTCACGCAGGCCGCCCGGCACAACGCCCTCGATCGGCTGCGTCGCGACAAGCGATACCGCGAGAAGATCGCGCTCCTCGCCGAGACGCCGGCCGCGTCGATGGATGCCGAGCCCGACGAGCGACTGCCCTTGCTGTTCGGCTGCTGCCACCCAGCGCTGTCGCCCGACGCGCAGCTCGCGCTGACCCTGCGGGCGGTGTGCGGCCTCACGACGGCGCAGATCGCGCGGGCGACGCTGTCGGCGCAGGCGTCGGTCAGTCAGCGGATCGTCCGGGCCAAGCGCAAGATCGGGGCCGCGGGCATCCTGATCCGCATCCCTTCGGGGGCCGACCGCGCGGAGCGGCTCGACGTGGTCCTGACCGTCGTGTCCGTCATGTACAGCGAGGCGCATCTCGTCGCCGGGGGCGACGCGTCGGCCGATCGCGACCTCGCCGACGACGCGCTCTGGCTCGCGGGCGTCGTCGCCACGGCGCTGCCGCGCGAGGCCGAGGCGCACGGGCTGCGGTCACTGTTGCTGTTCCACCGTGCGCGCGAGAACGCGCGGGCCGTCGACGGCGAGCTGGTGCTGCTGGGCGATCAGGACAGGTCGAGATGGGATGCTGCGCTCCTGGCCGAGGCGCATCGCTCGCTGGAGCGCGCGGCTCGGCTCCGCCGCCCCGGGCGCTGGCAGCTGCACGCCGCGATCGCGGCCTGCCATTCGGATGCGGTCACCTCCGCGGACACCGACTGGCTGCAGCTGCTGACGCTGTACGACATGCTGCTCGCGTACGACCGGTCGCCGCTCGTGCGGCTCAACCGCGCTGTCGCGCTCGCCGAGGTCGAGGGTCCGGCGCTCGCGCTCGCCGAGGTCGACGCCCTCGACCTGCCGGGCTACCACCTGTGGCACGCCGTGCGCGGACACCTGCTCCGCCGCCTCGGTCGAGACGGCGAGGCGACCGAAGCCGACCTCCGCGCGCTCGAGCTCACCGCGAACGAGGCCGAGCGCCGGCTCATCTCCGCGCGGCTGGCGCGCTGA